One genomic window of Acidimicrobiia bacterium includes the following:
- a CDS encoding thymidine kinase: MQRRAEQGWIEVICGPMFSGKSEELIRRITRYHLARVPTQTFKPTVDIRYAVAEVVSHSRLSTQAIPVTDSDELLRSVEDRTVVVGIDEGQFFDGGLVEVATLLAGAGKRVIVAGLDTDFLGRPFEPIPSLMLRAEYVTKALAVCHRCGGPGLFTQRVVQSDELVVLGATDAYEARCRRCYDPTEAQQPKLAIEA; encoded by the coding sequence ATGCAGCGAAGGGCCGAGCAGGGCTGGATCGAAGTCATCTGCGGGCCGATGTTCTCAGGCAAGAGCGAAGAGCTGATCAGGCGCATCACCCGTTATCACCTCGCCCGGGTCCCGACGCAAACCTTCAAGCCGACCGTCGACATCCGTTACGCCGTCGCAGAGGTCGTCTCGCACAGCAGGCTTTCGACCCAGGCGATTCCCGTCACCGACTCCGACGAGCTGCTGAGGTCGGTGGAGGACAGAACCGTGGTCGTAGGAATCGACGAAGGCCAGTTCTTCGACGGCGGCCTGGTCGAGGTGGCGACCCTCCTGGCCGGGGCGGGCAAGCGCGTGATCGTGGCCGGCCTCGATACCGACTTTCTGGGGCGCCCGTTCGAGCCGATCCCGTCGCTCATGCTGCGCGCCGAGTACGTCACCAAGGCTCTCGCCGTCTGCCACCGCTGCGGAGGGCCGGGACTGTTCACCCAGCGGGTCGTCCAGTCGGACGAGCTCGTCGTCCTGGGGGCCACCGACGCATACGAAGCCCGCTGCCGCCGCTGCTACGACCCCACGGAAGCCCAGCAGCCGAAGCTGGCGATAGAGGCCTGA
- the rodA gene encoding rod shape-determining protein RodA, producing MALASRRSEPVTILQRELPLRPDLVLLMAYMAVSALGIVMVWTVATARLEDPTALVRRHTIFVVIGLAAFLAVSLVDLRSLRALAPLAYIISLGTLVAVLFAPLRAGTSRWIPIGTFQFQPSEFAKVAVILGLAALLASAAEGNLKWYHVARSFVLVGIPSILIFKQPDLGTMLVFGFIAVVVLFAAGTTWRQLVFLVLVAVFATVIIFQTDALLDFQLERITAFLDPTEDLAATSLYNQRQSEIAIGSGGFFGAGLFEGTQTNLRFVPEQSTDFIFTAVGEQLGFVGGSIVIALYTVIVWRVMMAAAVGRDRFSQLTAVGIAALLVFHVFVNIGMTMRLMPVTGLPLPFLSAGGSAFLAMSIALGFAHSIWMRRSPVPGERG from the coding sequence ATGGCGCTCGCCTCCCGTCGCTCCGAGCCGGTCACCATCCTCCAACGCGAGCTGCCGCTGCGGCCCGACCTCGTCCTCCTGATGGCATACATGGCGGTCTCGGCGCTGGGGATAGTCATGGTCTGGACCGTGGCGACTGCCCGGCTCGAGGACCCGACGGCGTTGGTACGCAGGCACACGATCTTCGTGGTGATCGGGCTCGCCGCCTTTCTGGCGGTGTCTCTCGTCGATCTTCGGTCGCTACGCGCCCTGGCCCCGCTGGCGTACATCATCAGCCTCGGGACGCTGGTCGCCGTGCTCTTCGCACCGTTACGCGCCGGGACAAGCCGCTGGATCCCGATAGGGACCTTCCAGTTCCAGCCGTCGGAGTTCGCCAAGGTGGCGGTGATCCTCGGGCTCGCCGCTCTGCTGGCGTCTGCGGCCGAAGGGAACCTCAAGTGGTACCACGTCGCCAGGTCGTTCGTGCTCGTCGGCATCCCATCGATCCTCATCTTCAAGCAGCCGGACCTCGGGACGATGCTCGTCTTCGGCTTCATAGCCGTCGTCGTCCTGTTCGCGGCAGGCACGACGTGGCGCCAGCTCGTGTTCCTCGTGCTGGTGGCGGTGTTCGCCACGGTGATCATCTTCCAGACGGACGCGCTGCTCGACTTCCAGCTCGAGCGGATCACCGCTTTCCTCGATCCGACGGAGGACCTGGCGGCGACCTCGCTCTACAACCAGCGGCAGAGTGAGATCGCCATCGGCTCCGGGGGATTCTTCGGGGCGGGGCTCTTCGAGGGCACCCAGACGAACCTGCGCTTCGTTCCCGAGCAGTCGACGGACTTCATCTTCACCGCGGTCGGCGAACAGCTCGGCTTCGTGGGGGGCAGCATCGTCATCGCCCTCTACACCGTGATCGTGTGGCGGGTGATGATGGCAGCCGCGGTCGGGAGAGATCGCTTCTCCCAGCTCACCGCAGTCGGCATCGCCGCCCTGCTGGTCTTCCACGTGTTCGTCAACATCGGGATGACCATGCGGCTCATGCCGGTCACCGGCTTGCCGTTGCCATTCCTGAGCGCCGGCGGGTCGGCCTTTCTGGCCATGAGCATCGCCCTCGGTTTCGCCCACTCGATTTGGATGCGTCGCTCCCCGGTCCCCGGCGAACGCGGCTGA
- the mrdA gene encoding penicillin-binding protein 2, producing the protein MSGVRIGVLSLVFLAMFSVLTLRLWSMQVTSAEEYRRQADENLVKVVETPAPRGEIRDANGELLAGNRPSLAAVIEGALVPSAVEEELVQRLAAFSGRTAGEVQEIVDEAKQRGDRLTVLGDLTRRQEVFLSERLDEFPGVSIVPQPVRLYPNGELGAHVIGYIGRPDEHDLEKPGVGPSDVLGKDGIERQYDDLLRGTPGAIKYLVDAETIQDILGEQVPRPGSTLYLTLELETQQVLHESLLEALTLAREQHAEGGCEPSDEDQGCPVRAVGVVLRAKDGAVVALDSVPGYDPNIFIGGLTQREFEAFPDGAFNDNVIQGQYAPASTFKAITYVTAMEEGIAPISTFSVEDLIECTAQLNAPFTDASQRVWSNWTFPRDDGLQNIHAAFTRSCNVYFWELALRIWEENKLTERENMLQDWARQLGFGEQTGIDLPFEQEGIVPDRELFVRWAAEQPQRLDAARLDLASPWLGGDLLQVAVGQGSLVVTPLQLAAAYAAMANGGTLYQPYVLDRAVDGNDDVVFEHTPVVTRSLDISATTWLSLRRDMQSVVNGAGGTARSAFADFGPNVEMIGGKTGTAEVRKAQTLEDGTVLPSITTAVFAGVAPINDPEYVVVVVIERGGSGGELAAPTARRVFQYLLNGLDGMTPVAVGEETD; encoded by the coding sequence ATGTCGGGAGTCCGGATCGGGGTCCTGTCGCTCGTGTTCCTCGCGATGTTCTCCGTGCTGACGCTGCGTCTGTGGTCGATGCAGGTCACGTCTGCCGAGGAGTACCGCCGCCAAGCCGACGAGAACCTGGTGAAGGTCGTGGAGACGCCCGCCCCCCGCGGGGAGATCCGGGACGCCAACGGGGAGCTGCTCGCCGGGAACCGGCCCTCGCTGGCTGCCGTGATCGAGGGCGCCCTCGTGCCCTCGGCGGTCGAGGAGGAGTTGGTCCAGCGCCTGGCCGCCTTCTCGGGGCGCACCGCGGGCGAAGTGCAGGAGATCGTCGACGAGGCGAAGCAGCGGGGTGACCGCCTGACGGTCCTCGGCGACCTCACGCGCCGGCAGGAGGTCTTCCTCTCCGAGCGACTCGACGAGTTCCCCGGGGTTTCCATCGTGCCGCAGCCGGTGCGGCTCTACCCGAACGGCGAGCTCGGGGCGCACGTCATCGGGTACATCGGCCGCCCAGACGAGCACGACCTCGAGAAGCCGGGCGTCGGCCCGTCCGATGTGCTCGGCAAGGACGGCATCGAGCGACAGTACGACGATCTCCTCCGCGGAACGCCCGGAGCCATCAAGTACCTCGTCGACGCGGAGACGATCCAGGACATCCTCGGCGAGCAGGTGCCGCGGCCGGGGTCGACTCTCTACCTGACGCTCGAGCTCGAAACCCAACAAGTCCTCCACGAGTCGCTCCTCGAGGCGCTGACTCTCGCCCGAGAACAGCACGCCGAGGGCGGCTGCGAGCCGAGTGACGAGGACCAGGGGTGCCCGGTGCGCGCAGTCGGGGTCGTGCTGCGCGCCAAGGACGGCGCAGTGGTGGCCCTCGACTCGGTGCCGGGGTACGACCCCAACATCTTCATCGGCGGGCTGACCCAGCGCGAGTTCGAGGCGTTCCCGGACGGGGCGTTCAACGACAATGTCATCCAGGGTCAATACGCCCCGGCTTCCACGTTCAAGGCGATCACGTACGTGACCGCCATGGAGGAGGGCATCGCCCCGATCAGCACGTTCTCCGTCGAAGACCTCATCGAGTGCACCGCCCAGCTCAACGCCCCCTTCACGGACGCCAGCCAGCGGGTCTGGTCGAACTGGACGTTCCCGCGAGACGATGGGCTGCAGAACATCCACGCGGCGTTCACCCGCTCGTGCAACGTCTACTTCTGGGAGCTGGCACTGCGCATCTGGGAGGAGAACAAGCTCACCGAGCGCGAGAACATGCTGCAGGACTGGGCGAGGCAGCTCGGTTTCGGTGAGCAGACCGGGATCGATCTGCCGTTCGAGCAGGAGGGCATCGTCCCGGACAGGGAGCTGTTCGTGCGGTGGGCCGCCGAGCAGCCACAACGCCTCGACGCCGCCCGGCTCGACCTGGCGAGCCCGTGGCTCGGGGGAGACCTGCTTCAGGTCGCCGTCGGTCAGGGATCACTCGTGGTGACTCCCCTCCAGCTCGCCGCCGCCTACGCCGCCATGGCTAACGGAGGAACCCTGTACCAGCCGTACGTGCTCGATCGTGCGGTCGACGGCAACGACGACGTCGTGTTCGAGCACACGCCGGTCGTCACTCGCTCGCTCGACATCTCGGCAACGACGTGGCTCTCGCTGCGACGCGACATGCAGAGCGTCGTCAACGGGGCCGGGGGCACTGCCCGCAGCGCCTTCGCCGACTTCGGGCCCAACGTCGAGATGATCGGCGGCAAGACCGGGACGGCAGAGGTTCGCAAGGCCCAGACCCTCGAGGACGGCACCGTGCTCCCGTCGATCACGACCGCCGTGTTCGCCGGGGTGGCGCCGATCAACGATCCGGAGTACGTGGTCGTCGTCGTCATCGAGCGTGGCGGCAGCGGCGGGGAGCTCGCCGCCCCGACGGCTCGCCGCGTGTTCCAATACCTGCTCAACGGCCTGGACGGCATGACCCCCGTGGCCGTCGGCGAGGAGACCGACTGA
- the mreD gene encoding rod shape-determining protein MreD has protein sequence MRGRDVVFALTVAIFALVLQSTVFAEGRIELFGASPDLTILAVIATARHLEPEPALLVGFTSGLFADLLGGAPLGLWAIALTVVAYVTVRLRARSDHGLVAIGVGVLALTAIGEALFALTGTLFGQRLLMSAGVLRLIFLPAVWNVALAGAVLPPISKVLARDRTRSWRP, from the coding sequence GTGAGAGGCCGCGACGTCGTCTTCGCGCTGACCGTGGCGATCTTCGCCCTCGTCCTCCAATCGACCGTGTTCGCCGAGGGCAGGATCGAGCTCTTCGGCGCCTCTCCCGACCTGACGATCCTGGCGGTCATCGCAACGGCGAGGCATCTCGAACCTGAGCCGGCCCTCCTCGTCGGGTTCACGTCCGGTCTCTTCGCCGACCTGCTCGGCGGCGCCCCGCTCGGCCTGTGGGCGATCGCCCTCACGGTCGTCGCCTACGTGACCGTTCGCCTCAGAGCCCGGTCGGACCACGGCCTCGTGGCGATCGGTGTCGGGGTCTTGGCGCTGACTGCCATCGGAGAGGCGTTGTTCGCGCTCACCGGTACCCTGTTCGGCCAGCGCCTCTTGATGAGCGCGGGAGTGCTGAGGCTGATCTTCCTCCCGGCGGTGTGGAACGTCGCCCTGGCCGGCGCCGTCCTCCCGCCGATCAGCAAGGTGCTCGCCAGGGACCGGACGAGGAGTTGGCGACCGTGA
- the mreC gene encoding rod shape-determining protein MreC encodes MFSFRRFDRSTTLFVGLLTVAFLVATFDVRSHGVGLGETMREGAQVLFAPLQRAATAATRPVVGFIDGLSDIAGLRDENARLQDRVDELESQIQEQQSLQNRLEELEAINDLEPPGQLSAITAQIFSLGTSEFNHIRWINRGTADGIALNQTVIDEDGLVGSIDFVTESSARVRLITDVRFGVGVRNLETNELGTISGRGDADLQLRMFNAEKPVARGQLLVTDGTRFPAGIAVGTIVASAETAAGFLLETTVSPAIRVSEIEFVKVIVGWSPLDAVGEDDEPQPAPNAPVIGQ; translated from the coding sequence ATGTTCTCGTTCCGGCGATTCGACCGTTCGACGACCCTGTTCGTCGGGCTGTTGACGGTGGCTTTCCTCGTCGCCACGTTCGACGTCCGGTCACACGGTGTCGGCCTCGGTGAGACGATGAGGGAGGGAGCCCAGGTGCTGTTCGCGCCGCTGCAGCGCGCCGCTACCGCGGCGACCCGCCCCGTGGTCGGCTTCATCGACGGCCTCTCGGACATCGCAGGGCTGCGCGACGAGAACGCCCGCCTCCAGGACAGGGTGGACGAGTTGGAGAGCCAGATCCAGGAACAGCAGAGCCTGCAGAACCGTCTCGAGGAGCTGGAAGCGATCAACGACCTCGAGCCCCCCGGGCAGCTCTCGGCGATCACCGCCCAGATCTTCTCCCTCGGCACAAGCGAGTTCAACCACATCAGGTGGATCAATCGCGGAACCGCCGACGGCATCGCCCTCAACCAGACGGTGATCGACGAGGACGGGTTGGTCGGGAGCATCGACTTCGTCACCGAGTCGAGCGCCAGGGTGCGCCTCATCACGGACGTGCGGTTCGGGGTGGGCGTTCGCAACCTGGAGACGAACGAGCTGGGGACGATCTCCGGGCGAGGAGACGCCGACCTGCAGCTGCGGATGTTCAACGCCGAGAAGCCGGTCGCCAGAGGTCAGTTGCTCGTGACCGACGGGACGAGGTTCCCGGCGGGCATCGCCGTCGGCACGATCGTTGCGTCGGCCGAGACGGCGGCAGGCTTCCTGCTCGAGACGACCGTCTCGCCTGCGATCCGGGTCTCGGAGATCGAGTTCGTCAAGGTGATCGTCGGGTGGTCGCCGCTCGACGCCGTCGGTGAGGACGACGAGCCCCAGCCGGCTCCGAATGCCCCCGTGATCGGCCAGTGA
- a CDS encoding rod shape-determining protein, whose amino-acid sequence MNNLFAVAGRDMAIDLGTANTLVFVRGMGIVLNEPSVVAINTRDNRPLEVGMEAKRMIGRTPSYIQAIRPLRNGVIADFDITEKMLRYFIDKVHNRRFAARPRIVICVPSGITAVERRAVEEAAYHAGARRAYTIEEPMAAAIGVGLPVHEPSGSMVVDMGGGTTEVAVISLGGIVVSKSIRIGGDELDEAIISWVKKEYNLMLGERTAEQVKMAIGSAWPYPDEPAAEVRGRDLISGLPKTVLLSSPEVREAIEEPVQAIVDAVKLTLDKTPPELAADIMERGIVLTGGGALLRGLDVRLANETGMPIVTADRPLQSVVLGSGACLEEFEVLHVVLQSSGRS is encoded by the coding sequence CTGAACAACTTGTTTGCCGTTGCCGGCAGGGACATGGCGATCGATCTCGGAACGGCGAACACGCTGGTCTTCGTCCGCGGGATGGGCATCGTCCTCAACGAGCCTTCGGTCGTCGCCATCAACACCAGGGACAACCGGCCGTTGGAGGTCGGCATGGAGGCGAAGCGGATGATCGGGCGGACGCCGTCCTACATCCAGGCCATCCGGCCGCTCCGCAACGGCGTCATCGCCGACTTCGACATCACCGAGAAGATGCTCCGCTACTTCATCGACAAGGTCCACAACCGGCGCTTCGCCGCCAGGCCTCGCATCGTCATCTGCGTGCCTTCGGGGATCACCGCCGTCGAGCGCAGGGCGGTGGAAGAGGCCGCGTACCACGCCGGGGCCCGCAGGGCGTACACGATCGAAGAGCCCATGGCCGCGGCGATCGGTGTCGGCCTCCCGGTCCACGAGCCGTCCGGCTCGATGGTCGTCGACATGGGAGGCGGGACTACCGAGGTGGCCGTCATCTCGCTCGGGGGCATCGTGGTGTCGAAGTCGATCAGGATCGGCGGAGACGAGCTCGACGAGGCGATCATCTCGTGGGTCAAGAAGGAGTACAACCTCATGCTCGGCGAGCGCACCGCCGAGCAGGTGAAGATGGCGATCGGATCCGCCTGGCCATACCCGGACGAGCCGGCGGCCGAGGTCAGGGGCCGCGACCTCATCAGCGGACTCCCGAAGACCGTGCTCCTCAGCAGCCCCGAGGTGCGCGAAGCGATCGAGGAGCCGGTCCAGGCGATCGTCGACGCCGTGAAGTTGACGCTCGACAAGACCCCGCCGGAGCTGGCGGCCGACATCATGGAGCGCGGCATCGTGCTCACCGGAGGGGGAGCTCTGCTGAGGGGGCTCGACGTGCGACTGGCGAACGAGACAGGCATGCCGATCGTGACCGCCGATCGCCCACTGCAGTCCGTCGTGCTCGGATCGGGCGCCTGCCTCGAGGAGTTCGAGGTGCTCCATGTCGTGCTGCAGTCGAGTGGGCGCAGTTGA
- the ndk gene encoding nucleoside-diphosphate kinase, whose product MAVEHTFVMVKPDGVARSLVGEVVSRFERKGLKLERMRMLQIDDDLAARHYAEHVAKPFFGELTAFITSGPVVAMEWSGESAVAVSRTLMGPTNPVDAPPGTIRGDYGLVITNNIVHGSDSAASAERELGLFFPDSADA is encoded by the coding sequence ATGGCAGTCGAGCACACGTTCGTGATGGTCAAGCCGGACGGGGTGGCGCGCAGTCTCGTCGGCGAGGTCGTCTCCAGGTTCGAGCGCAAGGGCTTGAAGCTCGAGAGGATGCGCATGCTGCAGATCGACGACGATCTGGCTGCCCGCCACTACGCCGAGCACGTCGCCAAACCCTTCTTCGGCGAGCTCACGGCGTTCATCACGAGCGGGCCGGTGGTCGCCATGGAGTGGTCGGGCGAGTCGGCGGTCGCCGTGTCCCGCACGCTGATGGGCCCGACGAACCCTGTCGACGCACCCCCCGGAACGATCCGCGGCGACTACGGCCTCGTCATCACGAACAACATCGTCCACGGGAGCGACTCGGCAGCGAGCGCAGAACGCGAGCTCGGATTGTTCTTTCCCGACTCGGCAGACGCCTGA
- a CDS encoding Mur ligase family protein: protein MVTSRDEALRFLDDRIGQGVKPGIERIAGALELLGNPHRSFPVVHVAGTNGKTTTVRMIGDLLGAHGLFVGTFISPHLQELEERFTLGGRTLRADELVQAVADIAPFVEMYEARRGEMLTYFEVTTVLAFSLMATAAVDVAVVEVGLGGRLDATNVVSADVSVITGIAMDHMAYLGSSISAIAGEKAAILDDGGILVTGPLDPAAEGPVTARVAATGSRWFRYGDAYETLEAAWSGDAWLTSIEGVHGRYEEMELRLHGRHQVDHLALAIAATELFFGRPLDAAAVHEAVAGVTSPGRIEVVSRNPLMVVDGAHNEQGIAGLAASLESEFPRADWVLVTGWRGDRDVAALLAPLAGIVRTVVATSAADGEAVDAAEVALAAATLEPRPLIETVPDVAGAVAVARRLAGTAGAIVVAGSLYVAGEARAALGLPAAEQSRVHRRFDAQDHVDPDVDDED, encoded by the coding sequence GTGGTCACCAGCAGGGACGAGGCCTTGCGCTTCCTCGACGACCGCATCGGTCAGGGCGTCAAGCCGGGGATCGAGCGGATCGCCGGCGCTCTGGAGCTGCTCGGCAACCCGCACCGCTCGTTCCCCGTAGTGCACGTGGCGGGCACCAACGGCAAGACGACGACGGTGCGGATGATCGGCGACCTGCTCGGCGCCCACGGCCTGTTCGTCGGTACGTTCATCTCACCCCACCTCCAGGAGTTGGAGGAGCGATTCACCTTGGGCGGGCGGACGTTGCGCGCCGACGAGCTCGTGCAGGCGGTCGCCGACATCGCCCCGTTCGTCGAGATGTACGAGGCCCGCCGCGGCGAGATGCTGACATACTTCGAGGTCACGACGGTACTCGCCTTCTCGCTGATGGCCACCGCCGCGGTCGACGTCGCAGTGGTCGAGGTCGGTCTGGGGGGCCGCCTCGACGCCACGAACGTCGTCTCGGCAGACGTGTCGGTCATCACCGGCATCGCCATGGATCACATGGCCTATCTCGGGAGCTCGATCTCGGCGATCGCAGGCGAGAAGGCGGCGATCCTCGACGACGGAGGGATCCTCGTCACCGGGCCGCTCGACCCGGCGGCGGAGGGGCCGGTGACGGCGCGGGTGGCCGCCACCGGATCGCGCTGGTTCAGGTACGGCGACGCATACGAGACCCTCGAAGCGGCCTGGTCGGGGGACGCTTGGCTGACCAGCATCGAGGGTGTTCACGGACGGTACGAGGAGATGGAGCTACGCCTCCACGGGAGGCATCAGGTCGACCATCTGGCGCTCGCCATCGCGGCGACCGAGCTGTTCTTCGGGCGCCCCCTCGACGCGGCGGCCGTTCACGAGGCAGTCGCCGGCGTCACGTCGCCTGGTCGAATCGAGGTCGTGTCGAGGAACCCGCTCATGGTCGTCGACGGCGCCCACAACGAGCAGGGGATCGCGGGCCTCGCCGCCAGCCTCGAGTCCGAGTTCCCGCGAGCCGACTGGGTACTCGTCACCGGGTGGCGCGGCGACCGGGACGTGGCAGCACTTCTCGCCCCGCTGGCGGGAATCGTGCGGACGGTCGTCGCCACCAGTGCGGCGGACGGCGAGGCGGTCGACGCCGCCGAGGTCGCCTTGGCGGCTGCGACCCTCGAGCCGCGTCCACTCATCGAGACCGTGCCCGACGTCGCCGGCGCCGTCGCCGTGGCGAGACGGCTGGCGGGCACCGCCGGAGCGATCGTGGTTGCCGGATCCCTGTACGTCGCCGGCGAGGCGCGCGCCGCCCTCGGGCTCCCGGCAGCAGAGCAGTCGCGCGTCCATCGCCGATTCGATGCGCAAGACCACGTGGACCCAGACGTCGACGACGAGGACTGA